Proteins from a genomic interval of Lathamus discolor isolate bLatDis1 chromosome 19, bLatDis1.hap1, whole genome shotgun sequence:
- the LOC136023833 gene encoding parathyroid hormone 4-like — protein MLLPQRSLQVVTLLAVLSFTCFATCQDTANKRAVTEHQLMHDKGREFQGLKRLMWLHNALGSVHTASSRDISLSNAMWDSPKSQDPSDLYNSINRDKTSSLMKQLLELMEKEQGFPLLKQLDLLQSMKSPKGNWNLQELSDLLPVKELGGRRDPGSQAQNYSH, from the exons atgCTCCTGCCCCAGAGATCTCTGCAGGTGGTTACACTATTGGcagttctttcttttacctGTTTTGCAACATGTCAAGACACTGCAAA TAAACGAGCAGTGACTGAGCACCAGCTCATGCATGACAAAGGGAGGGAGTTCCAAGGGCTGAAGCGCCTGATGTGGCTCCACAATGCCCTGGGCAGCGTgcacacagccagcagcagggatatttctctttcaaatgcCATGTGGGATTCACCGAAGAGCCAAGATCCCTCAGATCTCTACAACAGCATCAACAGGGACAAGACTTCAAGCCTGatgaagcagctgctggagctgatggAAAAAGAGCAGGGCTTCCCCCTGTTAAAGCAGCTGGATTTGCTGCAGTCTATGAAAAGCCCAAAGGGTAACTGGAACCTGCAAGAGCTTTCTGACCTCCTTCCAGTCAAAGAGCTGGGTGGCAGGAGAGATCCTGGCAGCCAGGCACAGAACTATTCCCACTAG
- the CDKN1A gene encoding cyclin-dependent kinase inhibitor 1 isoform X1 — protein MLCPGRALLAGGGTIAVCTFPIRLQHSLDDGLDDFKGLFQPGLVLYQAVFDLGHAQASETPPKPQSSTGQMGVPCTLPQCRAQPWLSHLGYRVCCSGRACAGPRACSWRVQHPSHLLCSLPATTMPLSQSKAGQMPCNSKVCRNLFGPVDHQQLQHDFESLLKQNLEEAQQRWNFDFETETPLEGHFKWERVFLPEELPQEVHSLVRATSSKSRSSLVPSNEHLGRICPEGSQQSSGVYRAGAPRSLKRGQATIKDFYHSKRRIIPEKPKP, from the exons ATGCTCTGCCCTGGCAGGGCTTTACTTGCTGGAGGAGGGACCATCGCTGTGTGCACCTTCCCCATCCGTCTGCAGCATTCCTTGGATGAcggacttgatgattttaagggtcttttccaacctggtttgGTTCTGTACCAGGCTGTGTTTGACCTCGGTCATGCTCAAGCCTCTGAgaccccaccaaaaccccagaGCAGCACTGGGCAGATGGGGGTTCCCTGCACGCTGCCTCAgtgcagagcccagccctgGTTGTCTCACCTTGGTTACCGCGTGTGTTGCTCTGGTAGAGCATGTGCTGGCCCTCGGGCTTGCTCGTGGCGTGTCCAACACCCCAGTCACTTGCTCTGTTCCCTCCCAGCCACCACCATGCCCCTGTCTCAGAGCAAGGCCGGGCAGATGCCATGCAACAGCAAGGTCTGCAGGAACCTCTTCGGCCCCGTGgaccaccagcagctccagcacgACTTTGAGAGCCTGTTGAAGCAGAACCTGGAAGAAGCTCAGCAGCGCTGGAACTTTGACTTTGAGACGGAGACTCCCTTGGAAGGACACTTCAAGTGGGAGAGGGTTTTCCTGCCTGAGGAGCTGCCCCAGGAGGTCCACAGCCTGGTCAGGGCCaccagcagcaagagcaggagCTCCTTGGTCCCCTCCAATGAGCACCTTGGCAGGATTTGCCCCGAGGGATCTCAGCAGAGCTCGGGGGTTTACAGGGCTGGTGCCCCGCGGAGCTTGAAGCGTGGGCAGGCCACCATCAAAG ACTTCTACCACTCCAAGCGAAGGATCATCCCTGAGAAGCCCAAGCCATGA
- the SRSF3 gene encoding serine/arginine-rich splicing factor 3 yields MHRDSCPLDCKVYVGNLGNNGNKTELERAFGYYGPLRSVWVARNPPGFAFVEFEDPRDAADAVRELDGRTLCGCRVRVELSNGEKRSRNRGPPPSWGRRPRDDYRRRSPPPRRRSPRRRSFSRSRSRSLSRDRRRERSLSRERNHKPSRSFSRSRSRSRSNERK; encoded by the exons ATGCATCGTGACTCTTGTCCACTGGACTGCAAGGTTTATGTGGGTAACCTTGGAAACAATGGCAACAAAACTGAACTAGAGCGAGCTTTTGGCTACTATGGACCACTGCGCAGTGTATGGGTGGCAAGAAATCCTCCTGGCTTTGCTTTTGTGGAGTTTGAGGATCCCCGAGATGCAGCTGATGCAGTAAGAGAACTAGATGGAAG AACCCTCTGTGGGTGTCGTGTCAGAGTGGAGCTCTCCAATGGTGAGAAGCGGAGTCGGAACCGTGGTCCACCCCCATCCTGGGGCCGACGTCCTCGAGACGACTACCGCAGAAGGAGTCCTCCTCCCCGCCGCAG ATCACCACGAAGGAGAAGCTTCTCTCGTAGCCGCAGCAG GTCCCTCTCCAGAGACAGAAGAAGAGAGAGGTCACTCTCACGGGAGAGGAACCACAAGCCCTCTCGTTCCTTTTCCAGGTCTCGCAG TCGTTCTAGGTCAAACGAGAGGAAATAG
- the CDKN1A gene encoding cyclin-dependent kinase inhibitor 1 isoform X2 → MPLSQSKAGQMPCNSKVCRNLFGPVDHQQLQHDFESLLKQNLEEAQQRWNFDFETETPLEGHFKWERVFLPEELPQEVHSLVRATSSKSRSSLVPSNEHLGRICPEGSQQSSGVYRAGAPRSLKRGQATIKDFYHSKRRIIPEKPKP, encoded by the exons ATGCCCCTGTCTCAGAGCAAGGCCGGGCAGATGCCATGCAACAGCAAGGTCTGCAGGAACCTCTTCGGCCCCGTGgaccaccagcagctccagcacgACTTTGAGAGCCTGTTGAAGCAGAACCTGGAAGAAGCTCAGCAGCGCTGGAACTTTGACTTTGAGACGGAGACTCCCTTGGAAGGACACTTCAAGTGGGAGAGGGTTTTCCTGCCTGAGGAGCTGCCCCAGGAGGTCCACAGCCTGGTCAGGGCCaccagcagcaagagcaggagCTCCTTGGTCCCCTCCAATGAGCACCTTGGCAGGATTTGCCCCGAGGGATCTCAGCAGAGCTCGGGGGTTTACAGGGCTGGTGCCCCGCGGAGCTTGAAGCGTGGGCAGGCCACCATCAAAG ACTTCTACCACTCCAAGCGAAGGATCATCCCTGAGAAGCCCAAGCCATGA